The following proteins come from a genomic window of Maniola hyperantus chromosome 8, iAphHyp1.2, whole genome shotgun sequence:
- the LOC138402622 gene encoding uncharacterized protein, whose protein sequence is MERYSSLDRLISVTAWIRRFLFNCRRKGKRNTTAYLTPQDRKEALLLWISLLQRNCFGAEIENIRNGQTLKGHLRRLNPFIDSDGLLRVGGRLEHSDLSYEAGHPLLLPKSGHFVELLILDLHLKNSHAGPNALLALLQRDYWVLSARRAVRKITFKCISCYKLKGITTQPLMGNLPRDRVLASRPFQGVGTDFAGPFYVKSHKLRNPKVTKAYLCVFVCLSTKSVHLELVSDLSSEAFVACLSRMTSRRGLPAVIRSDCGSNYKGSDRYLREVFQFLEQNQSQIGHDLARRGITWIFDPPACPSWGGLFEAAVKSAKTHLKRTIGETTLTFEELSTVFCKIEAVLNSRPLCPLSSDPNDLEVLTPGHFLIGQPLTALPEYPFQEEKTYKLSRFQLLQQLSQRIWHRWHLEYLHTLQQRLKWTDPAVPPKVGDLVLLKEDNAPPLQWRRGRIVALYPGKDGVVRLADVRVAQGTVLQRAISKLSRLPLD, encoded by the coding sequence ATGGAGCGTTATAGCTCTTTGGATCGGCTTATTTCAGTTACCGCGTGGATTCGGAGATTCCTTTTTAATTGCCGTCGAAAGGGTAAGAGGAATACTACGGCATATTTAACACCACAGGATAGGAAGGAGGCATTGCTACTGTGGATTTCTCTCCTGCAGAGGAATTGTTTCGGTGCAGAGATTGAGAATATTCGGAACGGCCAAACCTTGAAGGGGCATTTGAGGCGTCTCAACCCCTTCATTGACTCGGACGGTCTCCTTCGAGTTGGAGGACGCCTTGAGCACTCGGATCTCTCTTACGAGGCAGGACATCCATTGTTGCTTCCTAAGTCGGGTCACTTTGTTGAACTGCTAATATTGGATTTGCATCTGAAAAATTCGCATGCCGGCCCAAACGCTCTTCTGGCTCTCTTACAACGTGACTATTGGGTTCTTTCGGCCAGAAGAGCAGTGCGAAAGATCACATTCAAATGCATTTCATGCTACAAACTAAAGGGGATCACAACCCAACCCTTGATGGGAAATCTGCCCAGAGACCGGGTTTTGGCGTCCAGACCCTTTCAAGGTGTGGGGACCGATTTTGCAGGCCCATTTTATGTAAAGTCACATAAGTTGCGGAATCCAAAAGTCACCAAGGCCTATTTGTGCGTATTTGTGTGCCTGTCCACTAAGTCCGTCCACTTAGAACTGGTTTCGGATTTGTCTTCGGAGGCCTTTGTCGCCTGTCTCTCTCGCATGACCTCTAGACGCGGGTTGCCAGCGGTCATTAGGTCAGATTGTGGGTCAAATTATAAGGGTAGCGACAGGTATTTACGGGaagttttccaatttttggaaCAAAATCAATCACAAATCGGTCATGATTTAGCTCGGCGCGGTATCACCTGGATTTTCGATCCTCCCGCGTGCCCATCCTGGGGAGGTTTATTTGAGGCAGCAGTGAAGTCCGCCAAGACTCATTTAAAACGTACTATTGGGGAAACAACTTTGACATTCGAGGAACTTAGTACTGTTTTCTGCAAAATCGAAGCAGTCTTAAACTCACGGCCTTTGTGCCCCCTATCTTCGGACCCTAACGACCTAGAGGTTCTGACCCCAGGTCATTTTCTTATCGGACAACCGCTAACAGCACTCCCAGAGTATCCTTTTCAGGAGGAAAAGACTTATAAATTGTCTCGGTTTCAGTTGCTACAGCAACTATCTCAAAGAATTTGGCATCGGTGGCATTTAGAATACCTTCACACCCTACAACAGCGATTGAAGTGGACTGATCCAGCTGTCCCACCTAAAGTTGGGGACTTAGTTTTACTAAAAGAGGACAATGCACCACCTCTTCAATGGCGCCGCGGTCGGATTGTAGCGTTGTATCCTGGGAAGGACGGCGTGGTCAGGCTCGCAGATGTACGGGTAGCGCAGGGTACAGTCTTGCAACGGGCAATCTCCAAGTTGTCCCGTTTGCCTCTAGATTAG